A window from Cyanobacteria bacterium GSL.Bin1 encodes these proteins:
- a CDS encoding WYL domain-containing protein — translation MMFCHILIGCPSSGKSTLARAIQDADPNYQIVSTDAIRGDLFGDSTIQGNWSRIEAEVFAQIETHLSAGYPVIYDATNAKRPWRMGLLQHLHQYSEVEWFGWHLKTPLKTCLQWNRKRQNPVPEGVIHRMLEALKIFPPIAAEGFATVYDLNPKLKTSLIEQFQYQQSQFSRTVINRQNRTQNITRHAYSHLLDFERLMYLIRLVLTDPGIGNLQKTDPKTVKTVIGKRRKQFPTEIDEICAFMSQIADPIYAVPSAIAQDLKWLEENGVIGPTALSRELKITRQENSEQPTHSYSDLEPFQRLIQTIRLIIQEPFIWKRELGGTLNSLVERMREENLVTDNSRDRLRKDIEKVLKPYGILPEVPMKRGYFAGTAILSQPDLIKVFQLLATQVQHFDDPVGLQVYEKFEQRMKSAKLIESDQYPVRAVHHAHPINQPILSEASLAKNTETVESAIAQGQLLELGYLATQEMFDSPAEKTFQAYPLQLIFHNMNWYLGFEHYQGAKKGLLQFGRLNQLFLGKPQTKDRSRNAQQKSLQRLLKLYQASGSIFLGNDPNQQQQYLSPEASQRQQVEILIELWFSDTGFVLISEELPCFPLQQMKMSRPFNRNFMGKNRSLFSLRKTGDPQFPHRFRVYLPQWSLQDIDLHRWILGFTGKAKVVKPDHLREKLERQGQAIVQAMTRQG, via the coding sequence ATGATGTTCTGTCATATTCTCATCGGTTGTCCCAGTAGTGGCAAATCAACTTTAGCAAGAGCCATTCAGGATGCCGATCCCAATTATCAGATTGTTTCTACAGACGCGATTCGAGGGGATTTATTTGGCGATTCGACCATTCAAGGGAATTGGTCAAGGATTGAAGCGGAAGTTTTCGCCCAAATTGAAACTCATCTCAGTGCCGGTTATCCCGTAATTTACGATGCGACCAATGCCAAACGTCCGTGGCGAATGGGATTATTGCAGCATCTCCATCAATATTCTGAGGTCGAGTGGTTCGGTTGGCATCTCAAAACGCCGCTCAAAACCTGTTTGCAATGGAATCGGAAGCGACAAAATCCCGTTCCCGAAGGAGTAATTCATCGGATGTTGGAAGCGTTAAAGATCTTTCCTCCCATTGCAGCGGAAGGGTTTGCCACGGTTTATGACTTGAATCCTAAGTTAAAAACTTCCTTGATTGAGCAATTTCAGTATCAGCAGTCGCAATTTTCCCGGACAGTTATCAATCGTCAAAATCGCACTCAGAACATCACGCGTCACGCCTATTCCCACTTATTAGACTTTGAGCGTTTAATGTATTTAATTCGCTTAGTGTTAACCGATCCGGGAATCGGAAATTTACAAAAAACAGATCCGAAAACGGTGAAAACTGTCATTGGGAAACGCCGGAAACAGTTCCCCACAGAAATTGATGAAATTTGTGCGTTTATGAGTCAAATCGCCGATCCCATTTATGCCGTTCCCAGCGCGATCGCGCAAGACTTAAAATGGTTAGAAGAAAATGGAGTGATTGGTCCTACCGCTCTCAGCCGTGAGCTCAAAATTACGCGGCAAGAAAATTCAGAACAACCGACTCATAGTTATTCTGATTTAGAACCGTTTCAACGGCTGATCCAAACAATTCGCTTGATTATTCAAGAACCGTTTATTTGGAAGCGCGAGTTAGGGGGAACCTTAAATAGCTTAGTGGAACGGATGCGGGAAGAAAACCTTGTCACTGATAACTCTCGCGATCGCTTGCGCAAAGATATTGAAAAAGTTTTGAAGCCTTATGGGATTCTCCCTGAGGTGCCGATGAAACGCGGATATTTTGCGGGAACTGCAATTCTATCACAACCGGATTTAATTAAAGTGTTTCAGCTATTGGCAACCCAAGTTCAACATTTCGATGATCCCGTTGGCTTACAGGTGTATGAGAAATTTGAGCAACGGATGAAAAGCGCGAAGTTAATTGAATCGGATCAGTACCCCGTGCGAGCTGTGCATCATGCCCATCCGATCAATCAGCCAATCCTGTCCGAGGCTTCCCTGGCAAAGAATACAGAGACAGTAGAAAGCGCGATCGCGCAAGGACAACTTTTAGAACTCGGTTATCTTGCGACTCAGGAGATGTTTGATTCGCCAGCGGAAAAAACGTTTCAGGCTTATCCGCTACAGCTTATTTTCCACAATATGAACTGGTATTTGGGCTTTGAACATTACCAGGGGGCAAAAAAAGGGTTACTACAGTTTGGACGGCTTAATCAGCTCTTTTTAGGCAAACCGCAAACTAAAGACCGTTCCCGGAATGCTCAGCAGAAATCACTCCAGCGTCTCCTTAAGCTCTATCAAGCTTCTGGCAGCATCTTTTTAGGGAATGACCCTAACCAACAACAGCAATATCTAAGCCCTGAGGCATCTCAGCGCCAGCAAGTCGAAATCCTGATTGAACTTTGGTTCAGTGATACAGGTTTTGTCTTAATCAGTGAAGAACTCCCCTGCTTCCCTTTGCAACAAATGAAAATGTCTCGACCCTTCAACCGCAACTTCATGGGCAAAAACCGGTCTTTATTCAGCCTTCGCAAAACGGGCGATCCCCAGTTTCCTCACCGTTTTCGGGTTTATTTACCGCAGTGGTCACTGCAAGATATTGATTTACACCGTTGGATTTTGGGTTTTACCGGGAAGGCGAAAGTGGTTAAGCCAGATCATTTACGAGAAAAACTAGAACGGCAAGGGCAAGCCATTGTGCAAGCCATGACCCGACAAGGATGA
- a CDS encoding 6-pyruvoyl tetrahydropterin synthase — MKCVINRRAQFSAAHRYWLPELSAEENQAKFGAGSRFPGHGHNYVLYVSLEGEIDQYGMVMNLSEVKPVIREEITDQLDNAYLNEVWSEFGETLPTTENIARVIWQHLEPHLPVVNIRLFEHPQLWADYQGNNMEASLTVGTHFSAAHRLARPDLSYEENCEIYGKCARPHGHGHNYHLEVTVTGEIDPRTGMIVNLEQLHNILEEVVVEPFDHYFLNEDIPYFAEVVPTAENIALYIGQLLKAPTTELGVILEKVKLIESPNNSCEINCRSLNEQTTPEVTREPALANH; from the coding sequence ATGAAATGTGTAATTAACCGTCGCGCCCAGTTTTCAGCAGCACATCGTTACTGGCTTCCAGAACTCAGTGCTGAAGAAAATCAAGCTAAATTTGGAGCCGGTAGCCGGTTCCCTGGACATGGACATAACTATGTCCTTTATGTTTCTTTAGAAGGTGAAATTGACCAATATGGCATGGTAATGAACCTGTCTGAGGTTAAGCCGGTCATTCGGGAAGAAATTACCGATCAACTCGATAACGCTTACCTCAATGAGGTTTGGTCCGAGTTTGGCGAAACCCTTCCGACCACGGAAAATATTGCCAGAGTGATTTGGCAGCATTTAGAACCTCATTTACCCGTCGTTAATATTCGTTTATTTGAACATCCACAACTTTGGGCTGATTATCAAGGGAATAACATGGAAGCATCATTAACTGTTGGCACTCACTTTAGTGCCGCACACCGTCTAGCGCGTCCAGATTTAAGCTATGAAGAAAATTGTGAAATCTATGGCAAATGTGCTCGCCCTCATGGTCATGGACATAACTACCATCTAGAAGTAACCGTTACCGGCGAAATTGATCCTCGTACCGGTATGATTGTCAATTTAGAACAGCTGCATAATATCTTAGAAGAAGTGGTTGTCGAACCCTTTGATCACTATTTCTTAAATGAAGATATCCCTTATTTTGCTGAAGTGGTTCCCACTGCAGAAAATATTGCCCTCTACATTGGCCAATTATTAAAAGCACCGACCACTGAGTTGGGGGTAATCCTAGAGAAAGTGAAGTTAATTGAAAGTCCCAATAATTCTTGTGAAATTAATTGTCGTTCTCTCAATGAACAAACCACCCCGGAGGTGACTCGTGAACCCGCTTTAGCCAATCATTAG
- a CDS encoding antibiotic biosynthesis monooxygenase: MSEPVTAIISRQVKIGYEAEFEAWQEKIGYAASQFPGFQGITVMRPSNPKKPEYAIILRFDSYPSLVQWQDSLIRKQLLAQVEALSVGESQMQQHRGLALWFTPKTPTSPPRYKMAILLALTVFTLTQLLAPQLERLLMVLPLPTLLRDFLVVCIQVSLITYLILPTLTQVLSSWLFTQPQNRQN, encoded by the coding sequence ATGAGTGAACCCGTAACCGCGATTATTTCACGGCAGGTCAAAATTGGATATGAGGCAGAATTTGAGGCTTGGCAGGAAAAAATTGGGTATGCTGCTAGTCAGTTTCCCGGTTTTCAAGGAATAACGGTGATGCGTCCGAGTAATCCTAAAAAACCTGAATATGCGATTATTCTGCGTTTTGATTCTTACCCGAGTCTCGTACAGTGGCAAGACTCATTGATCCGCAAGCAGTTATTGGCACAAGTGGAAGCCCTCAGTGTTGGCGAAAGCCAAATGCAGCAACATCGGGGGTTGGCTTTATGGTTTACGCCGAAAACACCCACTAGCCCTCCTCGCTATAAAATGGCAATCTTACTCGCATTAACCGTTTTTACGTTAACGCAATTACTAGCCCCGCAATTGGAGCGTTTGTTGATGGTACTCCCTTTACCAACGCTATTACGGGACTTTCTCGTGGTTTGTATTCAAGTCAGTTTGATTACTTATCTTATTTTGCCAACTTTAACGCAGGTGCTGTCGTCTTGGTTATTTACACAGCCACAAAATCGACAAAATTGA